In Drosophila teissieri strain GT53w chromosome 2R, Prin_Dtei_1.1, whole genome shotgun sequence, the following proteins share a genomic window:
- the LOC122614197 gene encoding antigen 5 like allergen Cul n 1, with amino-acid sequence MTPLLRGSVFLAVFQLICQLVLATDYSWCNPELCGGGVKHIACRNSGNFHRRCQPDAVQVDVSRHKADFLHGHNKRRNFLALGKVPGYYPAARMATMVWDDELQYLSMLNTRTCKLDHDDCHNTFRYANSGQNLCAVWRPRSPYVNVTSLVDECLGLWFNEFDLIDSSFIDSFKVTPIFEDYGHFAEMSVDKNFAVGCSIMRFTRPDYPSVYIYNFICNYASLYALGAPVYETGRAGTHCTTGRSPFYPGLCSTREVYDPNW; translated from the exons ATGACGCCTTTGCTACGTGGAAGTGTCTTCCTGGCCGTTTTCCAGCTGATTTGCCAGTTGGTCCTGGCAACGGATTATTCCTGGTGTAATCCAGAGTTATGCGGCGGTGGTGTGAAACATATCGCGTGCCGAAATTCTGGA AATTTCCACAGACGCTGCCAGCCAGATGCAGTCCAGGTGGATGTAAGCCGGCACAAGGCGGATTTCCTGCATGGCCACAACAAGAGAAGAAACTTCCTGGCTCTCGGAAAAGTGCCAGGCTATTATCCTGCTGCCCGAATGGCCACAATG GTGTGGGACGACGAGCTGCAGTACCTGTCCATGCTGAACACCCGCACCTGTAAGCTGGACCACGACGATTGCCACAACACCTTTCGGTACGCCAACTCGGGTCAGAATCTGTGTGCCGTGTGGCGTCCAAGAAGTCCCTATGTGAACGTGACCAGTTTGGTGGATGAGTGCCTGGGTCTGTGGTTCAACGAATTCGATCTGATAGACAGCAGCTTCATCGACTCCTTCAAAGTCACCCCAATATT TGAGGACTATGGTCACTTTGCGGAGATGAGTGTGGACAAGAACTTCGCGGTGGGCTGCTCCATCATGAGATTTACACGGCCCGACTATCCATCCGTGTATATCTACAACTTCATCTGCAATTATGCTTCACTCTACGCCCTGGGAGCTCCAGTTTATGAGACTGGACGTGCAGGCACTCATTGCACCACGGGCAGGAGCCCCTTCTATCCGGGATTATGTTCCACCCGCGAGGTGTACGATCCCAATTGGTAA